One window from the genome of Myxococcales bacterium encodes:
- a CDS encoding DnaJ domain-containing protein, with translation MTRRHADHYDVLGLSREATTDQIKRAFRELARRFHPDVNPGGMDRFKEIGAAYETLISPERRQEYDRLRGKRRTAREAVSTALADVFGKKRTPAPQDLRFTLEISLRDAAFGCVKQICVPVDPTSANSPTRDFTVAMPPGVRDGSVRTMKGEGMVAGDGKQRGDLHIYVRIADDPILRREGDDVWSELPLDPVRLLVGGTIDVYTLDGVVRMKLPQGSESGRLFRLRGHGLAKTVGASPLRGDHYVRVVSAAPGSLSREELGLLRKYLELAEVRGLAQRSI, from the coding sequence ATGACTCGCCGGCACGCCGACCATTACGACGTACTGGGCTTGTCGCGCGAGGCGACGACGGATCAGATCAAGCGCGCCTTTCGCGAGCTGGCACGGCGGTTTCACCCCGACGTTAACCCTGGCGGCATGGATCGCTTTAAGGAAATCGGCGCGGCGTACGAGACGCTCATCTCGCCCGAGCGCCGGCAAGAATACGATCGCTTGCGTGGCAAGCGCCGCACCGCGCGCGAGGCGGTGAGCACCGCGCTGGCCGACGTGTTTGGAAAAAAGCGTACGCCCGCGCCGCAAGATCTGCGTTTCACGCTCGAGATAAGCCTGCGCGACGCCGCGTTTGGCTGCGTCAAGCAGATCTGTGTGCCGGTTGATCCAACCTCGGCTAACTCGCCGACGCGCGATTTCACGGTCGCGATGCCACCGGGGGTGCGCGACGGCAGCGTGCGCACCATGAAAGGCGAGGGCATGGTCGCCGGCGACGGCAAGCAACGCGGCGACTTGCATATTTATGTCCGCATCGCCGACGATCCAATCTTGCGTCGCGAAGGCGACGACGTGTGGTCGGAGCTGCCGCTAGACCCGGTGCGGCTGCTCGTTGGTGGCACGATCGACGTCTATACGCTCGATGGCGTGGTCCGCATGAAGCTGCCCCAGGGCAGCGAATCGGGTCGACTGTTTCGCCTGCGTGGCCATGGGCTCGCCAAGACGGTTGGCGCCTCGCCGCTGCGTGGCGATCACTACGTGCGGGTGGTTTCGGCCGCGCCGGGTTCTTTGTCGCGCGAAGAGCTTGGCCTTTTGCGCAAGTATCTCGAGTTGGCCGAGGTGCGCGGGCTCGCGCAGCGCAGCATATGA
- a CDS encoding penicillin-binding protein activator yields MVGMLLAASAACAATPSHQGWQRPPGASTRGTTSATATVVSTPASSASEPAASAARGAPLRRGVAVLLPLSGRYRDLGLEVKQAIGAAAQAAAVGPVFTFFDTAGTPEGAAVAVRAARAEGFAFLLGPIGQRETAAAIEAVAGQAVIAHLSPLAPASPGAHVFRFAAGPQDESAWAFAVAADQQFPTMAVFYPDDDTGRLAAAALLEVARADVALEVEVVAAVPFAPAAATLSDDVRVLLGMVPATNSELRRHLSRHRKQGYKTFTPRPGFSLLYVPASYELGALVASYLPHYNVELRTPYTADTFALQRKYRGNIPEVVQLVGSGNWAGEAFISRAGQAAEGALILAACPGEFLAGSESERIQRLLQDALRRRPSELAMQAYDAATAAASVVVAMSRQATAGPAEATAAWPGATLAALSQAVHAVVLADGACGNLSLSPHGTIVREPTLLTVRDGVIEVASW; encoded by the coding sequence GTGGTAGGCATGCTCCTCGCCGCCAGCGCGGCATGCGCGGCAACGCCTAGCCATCAAGGCTGGCAACGACCGCCGGGCGCGAGCACACGCGGCACGACGAGCGCCACCGCCACCGTCGTGAGCACGCCAGCCTCATCGGCAAGCGAGCCCGCCGCCAGCGCCGCTCGGGGCGCACCGCTGCGCCGCGGCGTTGCCGTGCTGTTGCCGCTCTCGGGGCGTTATCGCGACCTCGGCTTGGAGGTCAAGCAAGCGATCGGAGCGGCGGCGCAGGCAGCCGCGGTGGGACCGGTCTTCACGTTTTTCGACACCGCAGGCACGCCCGAGGGCGCGGCCGTCGCCGTACGCGCTGCGCGCGCCGAGGGTTTTGCGTTCTTGCTTGGGCCAATTGGCCAGCGCGAAACGGCCGCCGCGATCGAAGCGGTAGCAGGGCAGGCGGTGATCGCGCACTTATCGCCGCTGGCGCCGGCTTCGCCTGGCGCGCATGTTTTTCGCTTCGCAGCCGGTCCCCAGGACGAGAGCGCGTGGGCGTTTGCCGTCGCTGCCGATCAACAGTTTCCGACCATGGCGGTGTTTTATCCCGATGATGACACCGGCCGCCTGGCCGCCGCAGCGCTGCTCGAGGTGGCGCGTGCCGATGTCGCCTTGGAGGTTGAAGTGGTCGCCGCGGTGCCCTTTGCGCCTGCGGCCGCGACGCTCAGCGATGACGTTCGCGTCTTGCTTGGTATGGTGCCGGCGACGAATTCCGAGCTACGCCGTCATTTGAGTCGGCATCGCAAGCAAGGCTACAAAACGTTTACGCCGCGGCCCGGTTTTTCGCTGCTCTATGTGCCGGCCTCGTATGAACTTGGCGCGCTCGTGGCCTCGTATCTCCCGCACTACAACGTCGAGCTGCGCACGCCCTACACCGCCGATACCTTCGCCTTGCAGCGCAAGTACCGCGGCAACATCCCCGAAGTCGTGCAGTTAGTGGGCTCTGGCAATTGGGCCGGCGAAGCCTTCATCTCCCGCGCCGGGCAGGCGGCCGAGGGCGCGCTCATCTTGGCGGCATGCCCGGGGGAGTTCCTCGCGGGCTCCGAAAGCGAGCGCATCCAGCGCCTCCTGCAGGACGCCTTGCGCCGTCGTCCCAGCGAGCTCGCGATGCAGGCGTATGATGCGGCCACGGCGGCTGCCTCGGTGGTCGTCGCCATGTCGCGACAGGCGACGGCAGGGCCCGCTGAGGCCACGGCAGCTTGGCCGGGGGCAACGCTGGCGGCGCTGTCTCAGGCCGTCCACGCGGTGGTGCTAGCCGACGGAGCGTGCGGCAATCTATCGCTCTCGCCGCATGGTACAATTGTTCGCGAGCCAACCCTGCTGACCGTACGTGATGGGGTCATCGAAGTGGCGTCCTGGTAA
- a CDS encoding HlyC/CorC family transporter — protein sequence MVAMIGCWFLAGYAAHAEIGLFGLRRTEREQLANSGLPLDGVLERLLASPRNVLAVLLILRTFALVGGSYAAFALGTSLADGQVTGAAGRALVAIAFVAASLLGHVFVGDVVPRAIALRSPLAAARRVAPLQWLLQVVLWPIHAPIERFGALVTSLFVTREPVREQDDVSEEEFRTLVDVGSANGEVDQRERRLIHRVFEFGDKTVADIMTPRERVVGVSYDLPMARLVREIATRGFSRVPVFHKSLDNVRGILFAKELVVVAAGQGPARPLSQMLTTPLYVPKATPVQRLFHLFKQKRLHLALVVNEYGKVLGLVTMTDVMQLLFGRLADEQEETQEQARVTEQRLSTGDTIPPALREDDHVAPTD from the coding sequence GTGGTCGCGATGATCGGTTGCTGGTTTTTGGCGGGCTACGCGGCGCACGCCGAAATAGGTCTGTTTGGGCTGCGCCGCACCGAGCGCGAGCAGCTCGCCAATTCTGGGCTGCCGCTCGATGGCGTCCTCGAGCGCTTGCTGGCCTCGCCGCGCAACGTCCTGGCGGTGTTGCTCATCCTGCGCACGTTTGCGCTGGTCGGCGGCAGCTATGCCGCGTTTGCGCTCGGGACGTCGCTGGCCGACGGCCAGGTGACGGGCGCAGCCGGACGCGCCTTGGTGGCAATCGCCTTCGTGGCGGCATCGCTGCTTGGCCACGTATTCGTCGGTGACGTCGTGCCGCGCGCCATTGCCTTGCGTTCACCGTTGGCGGCGGCGCGGCGGGTGGCGCCGTTGCAGTGGCTGCTGCAAGTCGTGCTGTGGCCCATCCATGCGCCGATCGAACGGTTTGGCGCGTTGGTCACCTCGCTGTTTGTAACCCGCGAGCCGGTGCGCGAGCAGGACGACGTCTCCGAGGAAGAATTTCGCACGTTGGTCGATGTCGGCAGCGCCAATGGCGAGGTCGATCAACGCGAGCGACGGCTCATCCATCGTGTGTTTGAATTTGGCGATAAGACCGTGGCCGACATCATGACGCCGCGCGAACGCGTGGTCGGGGTGTCGTACGATTTGCCGATGGCGCGCCTAGTGCGCGAGATTGCGACGCGTGGCTTCTCGCGCGTGCCCGTCTTTCACAAGAGCCTCGATAATGTGCGCGGCATCCTGTTCGCCAAGGAGCTGGTGGTCGTTGCCGCTGGCCAAGGCCCCGCGAGACCGCTGTCACAAATGCTCACCACGCCGCTCTACGTCCCCAAGGCGACGCCGGTGCAGCGCCTGTTTCACCTGTTCAAGCAAAAGCGGCTCCACCTCGCCTTGGTCGTCAACGAGTACGGCAAGGTGCTGGGCCTCGTCACCATGACCGATGTCATGCAGCTCTTGTTTGGACGCCTGGCGGACGAACAAGAAGAGACGCAGGAGCAAGCCCGCGTCACCGAGCAACGCCTGTCGACCGGCGACACGATTCCCCCCGCGCTGCGAGAGGATGACCATGTGGCCCCAACCGATTAG
- a CDS encoding DUF21 domain-containing protein: MWPQPISWGGFIAGLGLVLVAVCNLASASFAGMHRLRIRRRAQAGERRAVLAEAIAANRERMFATVLVGNAVGTAMVVIAMIVWAQAWEVGRWLLVVAVFGLFALGQAIPAAIGQARPDEWALRVVKLFAVAQWLLSPMSRFVAAGARGAGAPARGAQVPQLGHARGSRAANRKRTRNRQARDQRGRTRDDRERP; the protein is encoded by the coding sequence ATGTGGCCCCAACCGATTAGCTGGGGCGGCTTTATCGCGGGCCTGGGCCTGGTGCTCGTCGCGGTGTGCAATCTGGCCTCGGCGAGCTTTGCGGGCATGCATCGCCTGCGCATCCGCCGGCGCGCGCAGGCCGGTGAGCGACGGGCGGTGTTGGCCGAGGCGATCGCGGCCAATCGCGAGCGCATGTTTGCCACCGTCCTGGTCGGCAATGCCGTCGGCACCGCGATGGTCGTGATCGCCATGATCGTTTGGGCACAGGCGTGGGAGGTCGGCCGCTGGTTGCTGGTGGTGGCCGTGTTTGGACTGTTTGCGCTCGGGCAGGCGATTCCCGCCGCCATAGGTCAGGCCCGTCCCGATGAATGGGCCTTGCGCGTCGTTAAGCTGTTTGCGGTGGCGCAATGGCTGCTTTCCCCGATGTCTCGGTTTGTCGCGGCGGGCGCGCGGGGGGCTGGCGCGCCTGCTCGGGGTGCCCAAGTTCCGCAGCTTGGTCACGCGCGAGGATCTCGCGCTGCTAATCGAAAGCGAACCCGAAACCGACAAGCCCGCGATCAGCGCGGACGAACGCGAGATGATCGCGAACGTCCTTGA